One window of the Triticum dicoccoides isolate Atlit2015 ecotype Zavitan chromosome 3B, WEW_v2.0, whole genome shotgun sequence genome contains the following:
- the LOC119281992 gene encoding uncharacterized protein At4g15970-like isoform X2, which yields MAISKTTQPSPAAIFLSGAASATALLVFFYTATAGPAWPTTTTEFTPQGSQAVARSASAPATKASSPTATNATGGDDAFARMLRRAAMEDRTVIMTSVNEAWAAEGSLLDSFLESFRVGLNISHLVKHIVVVAMDEGALRRCRAVHPHCHLLLPDVHGLDLSGAKTYMTKDYLDLVWSKLRLQHRVLLLGYNLLFTDVDVAWFRDPRVHITAAADITTSSDFYFGDPDDLGNYPNTGFIYFKATARNARAMAYWHAARARFPENHDQFVFNEIKRELAAPPIGVRIRFVDSKHVSGFCQLGRDLNRIATVHMTCCIGLENKLHDLRRVVEDWRRYVSRPEWERRAGKIGWRFEGGKCIH from the exons ATGGCGATCTCCAAGACCACCCAGCCCTCGCCGGCGGCCATCTTCCTCTCAGGGGCGGCCTCAGCGACTGCGCTGCTCGTCTTCTTCTACACCGCCACCGCAGGCCCCGCGTGGCCCACGACGACGACGGAGTTCACTCCTCAGGGAAGCCAGGCGGTGGCTCGGTCGGCTTCTGCACCGGCGACGAAGGCTTCTTCTCCTACCGCTACCAATGCG ACAGGCGGCGACGACGCGTTCGCGCGGATGCTGCGGCGGGCGGCCATGGAGGACCGGACGGTGATCATGACGTCGGTGAACGAGGCGTGGGCGGCGGAGGGGTCGCTGCTGGACTCCTTCCTCGAGAGCTTCCGCGTGGGGCTCAACATCTCGCACCTGGTGAAGCACATCGTGGTGGTGGCCATGGACGAGGGCGCGCTCCGCCGGTGCCGCGCCGTGCACCCGCACTGCCACCTGCTGCTCCCGGACGTCCACGGCCTCGACCTCTCCGGCGCCAAGACCTACATGACCAAGGACTACCTCGACCTCGTCTGGAGCAAGCTCCGGCTCCAGCaccgcgtcctcctcctcggctaCAACCTCCTCTTCACG GACGTGGACGTGGCGTGGTTCCGGGACCCGCGGGTGCACATCACGGCGGCGGCGGACATCACGACGTCGAGCGACTTCTACTTCGGCGACCCGGACGACCTGGGCAACTACCCAAACACGGGTTTCATCTACTTCAAGGCCACGGCCCGCAACGCGCGCGCCATGGCGTACTGGCACGCCGCCAGGGCGCGCTTCCCGGAGAACCACGACCAGTTCGTCTTCAACGAGATCAAGCGGGAGCTGGCGGCGCCGCCCATCGGCGTCCGGATCAGGTTCGTCGACAGCAAGCACGTCAGCGGCTTCTGCCAGCTCGGGCGCGACCTGAACCGCATCGCCACCGTGCACATGACCTGCTGCATCGGCCTGGAGAAcaagctgcacgacctccggcgcgTCGTGGAGGACTGGAGGCGCTACGTGTCGCGCCCGGAGTGGGAGCGCCGGGCCGGCAAGATCGGGTGGAGGTTCGAGGGAGGCAAGTGCATACATTGA
- the LOC119281992 gene encoding uncharacterized protein At4g15970-like isoform X1, whose product MAISKTTQPSPAAIFLSGAASATALLVFFYTATAGPAWPTTTTEFTPQGSQAVARSASAPATKASSPTATNAVRSTHICSSAICYLICLTVSFAQTGGDDAFARMLRRAAMEDRTVIMTSVNEAWAAEGSLLDSFLESFRVGLNISHLVKHIVVVAMDEGALRRCRAVHPHCHLLLPDVHGLDLSGAKTYMTKDYLDLVWSKLRLQHRVLLLGYNLLFTDVDVAWFRDPRVHITAAADITTSSDFYFGDPDDLGNYPNTGFIYFKATARNARAMAYWHAARARFPENHDQFVFNEIKRELAAPPIGVRIRFVDSKHVSGFCQLGRDLNRIATVHMTCCIGLENKLHDLRRVVEDWRRYVSRPEWERRAGKIGWRFEGGKCIH is encoded by the exons ATGGCGATCTCCAAGACCACCCAGCCCTCGCCGGCGGCCATCTTCCTCTCAGGGGCGGCCTCAGCGACTGCGCTGCTCGTCTTCTTCTACACCGCCACCGCAGGCCCCGCGTGGCCCACGACGACGACGGAGTTCACTCCTCAGGGAAGCCAGGCGGTGGCTCGGTCGGCTTCTGCACCGGCGACGAAGGCTTCTTCTCCTACCGCTACCAATGCGGTACGATCTACTCATATTTGCTCTTCGGCCATCTGCTATCTAATCTGCTTAACGGTTTCCTTTGCGCAGACAGGCGGCGACGACGCGTTCGCGCGGATGCTGCGGCGGGCGGCCATGGAGGACCGGACGGTGATCATGACGTCGGTGAACGAGGCGTGGGCGGCGGAGGGGTCGCTGCTGGACTCCTTCCTCGAGAGCTTCCGCGTGGGGCTCAACATCTCGCACCTGGTGAAGCACATCGTGGTGGTGGCCATGGACGAGGGCGCGCTCCGCCGGTGCCGCGCCGTGCACCCGCACTGCCACCTGCTGCTCCCGGACGTCCACGGCCTCGACCTCTCCGGCGCCAAGACCTACATGACCAAGGACTACCTCGACCTCGTCTGGAGCAAGCTCCGGCTCCAGCaccgcgtcctcctcctcggctaCAACCTCCTCTTCACG GACGTGGACGTGGCGTGGTTCCGGGACCCGCGGGTGCACATCACGGCGGCGGCGGACATCACGACGTCGAGCGACTTCTACTTCGGCGACCCGGACGACCTGGGCAACTACCCAAACACGGGTTTCATCTACTTCAAGGCCACGGCCCGCAACGCGCGCGCCATGGCGTACTGGCACGCCGCCAGGGCGCGCTTCCCGGAGAACCACGACCAGTTCGTCTTCAACGAGATCAAGCGGGAGCTGGCGGCGCCGCCCATCGGCGTCCGGATCAGGTTCGTCGACAGCAAGCACGTCAGCGGCTTCTGCCAGCTCGGGCGCGACCTGAACCGCATCGCCACCGTGCACATGACCTGCTGCATCGGCCTGGAGAAcaagctgcacgacctccggcgcgTCGTGGAGGACTGGAGGCGCTACGTGTCGCGCCCGGAGTGGGAGCGCCGGGCCGGCAAGATCGGGTGGAGGTTCGAGGGAGGCAAGTGCATACATTGA